The DNA window TACGTCGACGGCGTCAGCGACAAAGCCTGGGCGCATATCCTCGAAGAGAACTTCTTCACCCCCAAAAAGGCGATGGAACGCCTGTGGGGATTTTACCGCACCGACATTCTGCCCTACCGGGATCAAAAATAAGCGCCGCGGCGAATAGCCAGATTCGCGGCGTTCATTGAAAATCCGCGTCAAACAA is part of the Pyramidobacter porci genome and encodes:
- a CDS encoding DUF255 domain-containing protein; this encodes MSCCGKTGYNANGDLKDWKIFRTETLKLAQTKNDPDFTEYVDGVSDKAWAHILEENFFTPKKAMERLWGFYRTDILPYRDQK